In Asticcacaulis sp. MM231, the genomic window TCGTGTGGATCATAGAATTGAGCAGAGTCTTGACGACTAGGACCAAATCCGGTTGTGAGCGCTGAATCAGATTTCCATAAAGCGAGGCGTTTTCCTCGACCATTACCGCGACAATGCCGGCAACGTTGGCTGTCAATGTCGCCGCCTGTGGCCCAAGTTTTGCCTTTAAAGTGGGCTGCAATTCATCGGCGATGCGATCAGCACGCCGCGCGTCCTTAGCCGTAAAAGTAATTGCTTCGGCGGTTGCCATGGGTCAAGCTCCAAATGTGCAGAGACATATAGTGCATTTTGTCCGGATTGTCCAGTTTGTTTGCAATGTCCGGACCAGGTGCGCATCCAGCTTCAAGCGGCCTTATCAACGTAGGATTTTAGGAGGATAGCGTCGGCCATGCTGTTTCGTTGCCGATGGAAGGGTGCGGATTTTGTAATGGCGCGGTCGGCGGCGCGGCGCTTGACTTCATCGGTTATGCCAATGCAGTCAGTGTCCCCGAACGTCTCGTCGATGGTGTATAGTGCTTCGTTAACGGACTGCTCGGTGTAGCCGATCAAGTGATCGATCTCGTTCAGCTTTTGGATAAGAGCGTCGCGGTCTTCTTTGGCGCCGAATTGCGCGATGGCCTGCCGCACCGGTCGGAAATGGCTTTTAATGCTTTTTCGACTTTCGGCGATCACCCTGTCCCGGTTCGAATTGAACTCATCGACCACGATCTGCGGCAGGATCAGTGTAAGGCGTTCGGCTTCGATCATCGCCGTCAGCATTTCGAGGATGGCAAACTGCCGCGCGTCCTGGACGATATCGAGCCAGACCGAGGTGTCGATGAGCAGATGAAGTTTCAATGCACGGTACCTCTCTCAAAGAACGGACATTCGCACGAGAATGATCGAACCGGGAGTCCGCGTTCCACTCTTTCAGGAACCGTGCATTGGGAGTCCTCACCAACTTATTGCCACCTCCGTGGAATGGTTCTTGGACCCCGGTTTCAACGGGAGCCTTGTCAGTCTATTCAGCCCTTAAAATAAGCTGCCTTGAGTTGTGATCACCCTGCGACTTAAGCTTTGTTGAGCGATACGGACTGAAACCTTGTGGGCGGTTTCAGTGTAAAGATCTGTCGTTACCTCACCCGCATCAATTTCGACCACGAGAGCAAACCGGACGCTATTCTGTTCAGGATGTTCGACCATTTTCGACTTCCACCAGCCGGTCACGGGGTGAACGGCAAGAAGATTGCGCCGGGCGAGGTCGGAAGCTTGACAGGTCAATTGGTCGATTTGGAGAGAACCAACGTCACGCCGGTTAGGTCCGAAATCCCAGATGTCCTGGAATTTCGAAGCCGCTTTTTCGTCTCCGCCCACAGCCTTACTAATTCTTTTGGTGAACTCGGTCATGCGTTCATCGGGCCCATTCAATTTAAAGCGAAGATTATGCGATGCATACCCGAATTTCGATCCCCTTGCGGCCTCAGACGGATTGGGAACAATAAACGTGCTTAGGGCGACCCTTAGCGTAACAGGCGTTGCGCCTAAGGCACGCAATGCCTCGGCCGGCCACGGCAACTGGAATAGCTTCATCTCGTTGTGAGCGTGAGGAGAATTGGCTTTATCATGCTTCTTGTAAGGCGTTATTCTGTCTTGCACGATTAGGCTCAATGCATTCGAGGCACTTCGCCGCGCACGGTCCATATCCGGAACGCCAAAACCGTATCGAGTGAATAGAGGGTCGAAGTCACCCTTCTTAGGTTTGACAGGCAAGTAGCTCAGCATCTGTGGCGTCCAGCGCGCGGAGTTCACAAACAGCGCTCGGATCGTTTCCGGCCATAAATCCGGATAATCAGTCCAAAGTTCGGTTATCGCTTTGGCGCCTAAAGCCGTGGCGCCGCTCGTGTCGGCGATCGTCGTGAAAGTACGTGTTGGATATTCATGGGATGTCGTCAGAGTGGCAAGGGCGGGATGAGGGTAGGGTGGGGGCAGGTGACCATGCACCCAGTTACCCCCTTCAAAGACGACGTCTGGCTTAATCGGCCATTCCGAAGTCCAGCTCGCTGTTCGAGAAGACGGCGACATGTCACCGGCAGGCGCCACCGTAGCCATTTGCTGTTGGGCAGGCATAACGGTTTTGGTTGTATACGCGCCGACTGCGACCACGTTCCAAGCGTGAGCGGGCGATTGCAGTTCGTTATCCAGGTGATCGCAGGCAGCGGGATAAGAAAGCGTACGAAATGAGGCTTGGTCTGTGTTCCCAGCCGAAACCAACATTAGGCGTTGAATTTTCACATCGCCTGCCACACCCGCGGAGAGCTGATCAAGCGTACTAGACCAAGAGGTCGGGGCGCCGTCGTGTGGTGTATCGTCCGATGTCGTCGTCGCCATGGTGAAAGTCCGCAAACGATCCGGCGTAAGTTCGACCGCGTTTACACCCGCAAGAGTAACGGCGCCCAGGAGGTGGTGTGGATTGCTCCCCCGATCTGGGATTATTTTCACGGATTCTAGCCGGTGATTTATCTGAATTGGTCCCATGGTTTGAAGCGCTGCCGCGACGTCGCCATACAAAGCAGCGCCCGCGAGTTCTGTTCCATGCCCATCCACATCGTTTAGCCCCCAAGCGGGCCGTGCTGCATGACGGTCGGCCGAATTGAGTACCGGCGCGATCAGTGGATGAGCCAGCGAAATGCCCGTGTCCATAATAGTCACGAAATTTCGGGTAGGTAGTGGCCCATAAGTCGTGCGGCGTTGTAACTCGGCAAGCCAGCCATCTTGTTCATCAACTGGCATAGAATCGAAGAAATCGATCATGTTTGAAGGAGAGGCGAGCGCTTTCACAGCCCCAAAATGTTTAACCGCGGATGCCAGCAAAGCCTGAGTGGCAGAAGCCAAGACCACGATGTCTTCAGGAAAGTCCAGGCGTTCAGTATCGAATACGACCCCGATCGCTGTAGCCTTCCGGATAAATTCACCAGCTTGATCCTTTTCGAGCCAAACTTCCCAAGGCGCCGTCACGGTCGGTGAGGGGAATTTCGCCGACGGGCTGCGCCATAACTTTCGAAGGCTAGCTTCGACGATTATGCCTATGCTTTGAACGAGGGCAGCGTTCTTTGGCTTTCCCCCCTTACCCTCGTCAGTGACAGGTGTATCTTCGGTTTCAAATTCAGAGATTTTGCGACGAAGTGCCGATAAGCCTTTAGGCGTCGCAAAGATCGTAGCTTCCTCCGGTCGCCCGGCTTGAGTATCGGCGGCGCGAACGGTCAAAAGATTGAGGCCGCTCTTGTTCAGGCTGGCTGTATTTAGGTCTTCGCCGGCGCGACTTTGGACGTTCAGATAAACGCCGGGAAGACCGCCTGTGGCTAAATCAGGAAGAGCGTCAAGACTTCGTAAGAGCGCTTGAGCATGTCCAGCCCGATCAAGGACGTCACTAGGTGGCTTTCCGCCCCCGCCGCCCTTTGGGCTGAATGGGCGGCTCTCCCCGATGTCGTTGACTATCAGATGTTTGCGATCCCTCGGCATTTATAGCGCCCCCTATGCCCTGTAACGATCGCCGTCTATTTAATGATGCAGCTATCGATTCTGTGTCGATTCGTTCTGAACTGTTTAGAACGGCTCGCCGTGCCGCGTCTTCGCTGGCTGCGATCACGTCTGCTGTGGATAGCCCGTGAGCCAAGTGCGTAACCGCGGCCCAACTGATGGGGGCAATGTCGAAGGCCTTCAACCGCCGACGCATCACTCTTTCAATAGCAGGCTCGCTGGGCAGCTCGTATACCAAGACCAAGTCGAACCGTCGCAAGATCGCACGATCAAGAATCTCAGGAAGGTTGGTTGTTGCGACAATTATCGATGGACCAGTGTCTTCATCGAGAAATTGAAGAAACGAATTGAGAATGCGGCGGGCCTCGCCCACGTCGTCACCGCCGCGTGTAGCTGCAAGTGCGTCAATCTCGTCGAATAAATAGACCCCGCGTGTCGTGCGAACTGCATCAAACACGAGGCGCAATTTCTGGGCAGTTTCGCCCATGAACTTCGTAATCAAGCCATGAAGCTGCACCGTGAACAATGGGAATTTGAGTTCGCCGGCAAGAGCCGATGCGCTCATGGTTTTTCCAGTGCCTGGCGGACCTGACAACAGTAGACGGCGACGGGGCCGCAGGCCCTTGGCCTCAAGCGCGTCGGTCATCCTCGTTTCAACGACTACGTGGCGCAACTCGTCGTCGAGTTGCTCAGGAACGATAAGATCGTTGATGCGGGCGGTCGGATAACTGGCAGACAAGAGACCCGCGAGATCACCACGTGGTGCGGCAATCGGCGTTGGGACAGCGCGAACTTTTTCAGGCGGGCTTTGACCAGCCTCGGCCCAGCTGCGAAGTTGCTCGGCGAGACGCTTATGGCCTTTTTGTTCTTCGGCGGCAGCAAGCTGCATGGCGAGGTCGAAAAAACGATCCTCATCTCCTTCAGCATGGCTCTTGAGAAGCCCTATAAGTTGCTGTGCCGATGCCATTACAATTGCCTGATAGAATTCGTGAAACGAGTTACGCTGTGATTGAGACTACACGCCAATGGTATTTTTTAGTTAACTGGTTTGCATCTTATCGCTTGAAGCGAGCCAAATAATGTCAGTTCGGGGTCACAGGCAAGGATTATAACGTTCCTGACCCAAAGATCGCGCTCATGACGTGCAGACGGCGGGGTGTACTGTCGATGACTGATATCATCGACTAATTTTTTGTTTGAAAAGCTTGGCCACTAACTCGTCTGCGTAAAATCCCGTGGAAAACCAATGCTCTTTAGACTGGCCATTCGTTCCGATAGACTCCAGTGGCGTATCACGGAGATATCGCCAAATAGGCCTAGTTGGACGTCGAGTTCATAGAAGCGAGCCATATTGCGCGCTTCGTCGACCCGTTTCAAAATAATAGCCGTCATGAACAAAACGTCAGTGCATCCATGGAGTTACAGTAGCATATCTTTCGAATTTGGCAAGAAATTTCCCATAATTACCGTTATACTTCAATGAGTTATGAGGTTTTTTAAAAGGCATCACGCCTGTCCAGACACCCACTATCGAAAGGGTTAACAGATTAAATAGGGGAGGGAACTGGCGAGGTATAGCCACGGCGAAGCTTTTGGCTCAGGAGCCTGCGAGCTAGTTCGGTCGCGCTGGTGTCTTCAGCGAACCATTGCTGTTTGGATTGACCGTTGGCGCCGATCCGGCCCCAATGCCTGGTTACCGCGACATCGCCAAAGAGACCTGGCTGAATGTCGAGCTCATAAAATCGCGCCATATTTCGCGTTTGATCAATTCGCCGTAAAACTGTCGCTGGCATCGAAAAATCCTTAGTGAATCCAATGACCTAACGTAACATGTTTCGCAGATTTCCCATAACGAAAATTACTCCGCGATTTTATCGCGCATAATTAGTATTCAGGAAAATGGCCTGTCGATTTCCCATAAGATATATTATGCGATAAAGGTTTGTACCCCATCACCGATAGAAAGGACATGCCTCTCACGGATAGAAATGACACAGCGGCATCCACTTATCTCGGCCCGCTGCGTGTCCAAACGAACTGAGCCAGCTCTATCTACTGGATGCTAATGTCGAATTTTGATGGCGAGTCAGCTGATTGTGTTAGTCGCGTCCCCAGCTCAGCTGCAGCATAAGCTTCAGGTCCGACCCAAAACTCGCCAGCTTTCTTGAAGTGTTTCCGAAATCCCGATCGAAATAGCTTCATAAGTTGTTTTGAGATTTCGGTGTCCGACACGGTTGAGAAATAGCCCGCAACTATAGCCTCTTGCCATTTCCCTGCCGGTGCCAAGATACCGCTGTCAGCGTTAGTCAGCTGATCAACTAGGTATCTCGTCTTGCCACCAGCCCCGGCGATGGTTCTAACATTCACAACCTGAGAGACCGGCGTAATTAGGTAGGTTGCGCTGCCCGCACTTCGCGGGCTGCTCGCCGTGCCGATATCTGCGATTTGAGCGGAACTTGTAAAAGCCTCAATCCGATCGTCTTCAAAATTACCAGTCAGAGTATAACGTAGAGGCAGTGCGGCTTCAACCAACGACAGGACAGGTAGCAAATCTTCTTTGGTCGCCAAAAAATTAATCTGAGACATACCGCACTGCCTTTCACTTACTTACTTATTTATTATCAGCAGCGTGTCAAAAGGAAACTTCTCCGCAATCCTTGCCGCTGCCGCTTCTTCGCGTTGCGTAACCACTCCACTGAAATGGTCGACCGTTTGTACGCGCAGCCATTGTCCATTTCTTGTCGCCGTAATGTCAACATAGGTTCCTCCTTTTGTGGTGCCCTTCGCGCCGGCTGCGGCAAAGTACTCCTCCTTAGCCCGACCAGCCCCGTTGGTTATCCTCCAGCCCTGGGATTCCAGATCGCTAGCAATTGCGTCATTTAGCGTACGTGTTGCGTTGCTCCCCCATCGACCACCCGATCCAGACAAATAGCGGGTAAGTAAGGGGGATGATACCTCATAGGCACCGGCGGCACCTTCTTTAATGACGTTTCCGAGGCCATCAGTTCCCACTATCAACGCAACATTGATCGCTGTTCCGTAAAGCGTGCGCATCTGCACCGTTTCAGGGACTAGTGTGCCCGCACCCATCACCGGCGCCACTCCAGCAGCCGTCGGGTTGATATACATCATCCGACCAGTTGGCGTTGGATCGTTCAGGTCGTGCACATATTGCTTTACGGCAGTAATCGTATCCCCGATGGGATCGCGAGTGGGAGGCGGCTTCCATCCTGGCATGGTCGCGGCCGCATATTCTGTACCAGTAGGATCCGCTCCGTTTATCGGATCTCCAGAGGTGTAGGCATATAAGTTCAGATCGTCCTTAGTGCCGACAGGGTCTGTCTGCAGAAAACGACCGTACATCGGATCATAGATGCGCGCTTTGTAGTAGTATAGCCTCAGTTCTGGCAGGACAGTTTGGCCGGTATACCGGAAACGGCTTCCGCCCGTGAATGAGAGTTGATCAGCGGCGTTCTTCGGCTCGCCGTATGGTCCGTATTTGTACCTCTCAGTGACTGTACCGCCGCCATTCGCCGATGCGAATATCGAACCTTGGTAGTTGGCATAGAGATAGCTGACTGTTGTCGAGTTAACGTCGGTCCCGCTTGCTTCTGCCCACGGATCATCCACACCGACGCTATGAAGATACCGCTTAGTGACCTGGCCAGCCGAATTGTACTCGGCGATCAACCGTGTGCCATCGTAAAGGAATGTCTTTGCGGTAGTTTGACCATTTTCTGTTACCGCATAGGCGGCCAGACGCCCTTCCGGATCGTAAGTTAGCTGCGCGGATATCCCGCCATTCGTGGCACTAATAAGCCGATTATAAATGTCAAATCCGAATGTTCGTCCTCCGGCCCCCTCATTCGTAAGATTGCCGCGTGCATCATAACCATTGGACAGCGCGGCCAAAGTAGAGTCGCGATTAAGCCCGTCAAATGTTCTCGGATCTGAAGAAGCGGATATCTCCCGGAACTCATATTGATCCGTATTAGTTGAGACAAGAGACGTGCGCTGCGAGGCCGGATTGAAGGTAAAGGCCCAGGAAACATTTTTAGTGGAGTCGGGGAAGGTGTATCCAAGCCCCGTCAACCGGTCTAGTCCATCGTAAGACAAGGACGTCGAAGTGCCATTCGCCCGCCCTCTCCCGGTCAAACGCCCCGCAAGGTCGTAGCTTTGAGAGATATAGACGCCGCTGCCGGTGACTTCAGAATAGGTCAGCCGGTTCAAAGCGTCGTATGTATAGGACTCAGTCTTGTTGTCTGGGAAAAGCAGTGTGCTGCGTGTTGACGCCTGAGTGTAGCCGTAGGTGACAGTCCGGTTATTAACATCCGTTGACGTCTTGATACGGCTCAACCCGTCGTAGGTGTAGGTAACTTTCGGGCCTGTCGAATTTACGAGCTGCTTGGAAATAACTCTGCCGCTAATGTCGAACGCGGTGAACACATCGCTGGCCGTCCCAGGCGCATCCGCACTGACCTCCCGGTTGAGATTATCAAAGCCATAAATGATCGTCTGATTGTCACGCCTTTTCCAACTGGTGCGATTGCCGTTGTTGTCATAACCGAACGTTTCGTAATCGGTCGTACTGTAGGCCCCCGCCGTCGCCACTGCATTGTCAGGTGACGATGTCGAGAATGCGGTCGGGCGCACAGGCGACGGATAATTGAGTACGGAAAGACGGTCGAACTCATCGTACGCCATGTGAGTGCGATTGCCGTTAGCGTCGACCACATCAGTTGCGCGGCCATTCGGCGAATACGCGACTGTCGAGTAATAGCGCGCTGATGTTGTGCCGTACGCCTGAATGGTCTGACGAACCTGGCCAGCTGCATCGTAAACCGTTTTCGTAATACGGTCTTGTCCGAATGTTCCAGCACCACCCAAATCACACGCGCTTGATGGCAAAGCATTGAAGACCACCGGGTTCATTCGTAGGGCTGAACATTCTCGCCGCCCATTCACGTCATAGCTATATTGGGTGACGCCAACGATGGTATCTGCGTGTGTCTGCGTGGCAACCCCACTGCCGCCAAACAAAACACCGACAACACCCAGGACCAGCATCCTCGCAAGTTTGATCGCTTTCATTGCCCTCCCCCTTAAGGTACGACTGCGTCAGTGCGGATGGGCCGCGCCGCTTCGTCGAAAGTCGTTACCATTGCAGACGTCCAGGCGTATTCCGTACACCCGGAAGGTACGCTTCCCGTGTAGGTGATATCCCGGCACGTTCCGTTTTCAGTTCGATATTCAAGCCCATCCAAATCATAAAAGTGCTTCAAGATCGGGCGCTTCAGAGGCCCGCCAGCGTCCGGATCCGGTCCAATCTCAAGCAGCTTCCGCCGTAACCCGTCGTATGTCGTGATACTTTTATCGTCGATGTCTGTGCGGGGACCGTCGATAGAGATCACATTTCCAAACGTATCGTACTCGTACGTCGTCGTAATCGCCAAAGAGCTGTCCCCTGCACGGAGTTTTTCCGCTGTTAGAAGCAGGTTGCTATTGTTGTATTGATATTCAACCACTGTATCATCTGCGCCACCACACGTTGCTACGCTCGCTGCGCAGATTTCCTTACGGGTCACCCGCCAGATAGCGGCTCCGGAATAGGGGGTGCCCGCAGCATCTTTCAGCGTTGGATGAAGCTGGGTATAATAATAGCGGGTTTTAGGCCGCACCCCATTGACGTCCGCAGGCCCTGTTTCACTCAATAACCGCCCATCGTTAGGATCATACTCGAAGTCGGTCTGATTGTTTTTGGGGTCACGCACCCAAGCCGGCTTGTTGCAAGTTAGTGGATTGCCACAAGATGCGGCAAAGGATGAGGTTGTTGTTAGCGCGGCGCCCGTGCCTGTCTTGGGAACAACCTTAATGGTTTGAACGTTTCCTCGGGAGTCATACTCGAATTGGGTTGCTCCTGGATACTCATTATTGCTGTTTTTAGTTGTACTTCCCTCAGGGGGAACGATTGCGGTCAGTTGAGAGCCGCTATCGGCCAACTGCGAATACATGTAGTTGGTGGCCCGTCCCAATTCGTCTACGATACGAGCGGGGCCAAATGCACCATAGTAAGCAGTCGACTTAGATATGCCATCAGGAGCAAGCAGGTCGACCGTGTACGGGCCGTTAATGACAGTATCATTAGTATTCTTATAGGTGTAGCCCCACTGCGCCCCGTTCTTCGAAACCTTGTAAACGCCGGTCTCATAGTTTGTTCCGGCTATATTCACGACAGTTTTGGCAATATTGACAATCTTTCCGAGAGGGCTCGTAATCGTGACAAAGCCTTGACTGGAACTAAAGCCCAGAACATTGACTCCGTTCTTATTAACCCAGCGATATCCGTTCGCATCAACGTACGCCGAGGTCTGTGGAGCGGAGCAGTCATTGGCATCCTGTTCGCAATACTCGTATGCTCTATTCCAGGCTATAGCCTTATAGAAGGTGCCGTCTGAATTTGTGCGAAACTTCAACCCCCACCCAAGGTTGCTCGAAACTGTCTTCTTGCTGGGGCTAAAGCGGCATTGCGGATCAAGATATTGACCACTACTGTTTTTATAAGAATAGCTATAATACCTATATGTGCAATTTGTATATTTGACAATGTTGTTGCTTGCATCACGATTGTATGTGACGGTTATTTCTTCACCATCGATGCGCTTCAGACTAGTCAGCACTCCCTCGTTATAGGTGAGCGTTTCTCCACTTGCCAGGATAAGCTTGTACTTTCCAAGCCCCCCATTGTCCTGCAAAGTGGCGACGTTACCGCCGTTATAGTCCATAAGTTTGTAAACACCCGCACTATATGGGTTTCTGGATACGGTCGCCGTCAAGATTGTGTAGGTGATGTTGTGCTCTAGCTTATTAACGCCACAATTGTATATCTTCTTGCCGCCTTCCGTACGCTCCTGAACACTAACAACCTGATATTCAGGCGCCGGGAATTGTTGACCGCAGGGAACAGTAATATTCGCGAATATCCCTGCGTAGGCGTAGCTCGGATTTGTATTGGCGGAGTCGGTCGTCCCAACAATTTGCCCTTCACCGTGATAGTTTGCGGCAGGAACTGTTGTGGTGTTATAGGTCGAAGTAATCGTGCCGCGGGAAAACTTGAACAAACGTTCGCCGAAGGAAACGACGACCAGCATGTTGGAGTAATCCTCCAATTCTTCAGCAGTGCCTGAATAGGAGTCATATTTAAGGGTTTGCTGGAAGGCT contains:
- a CDS encoding PIN domain-containing protein translates to MKLHLLIDTSVWLDIVQDARQFAILEMLTAMIEAERLTLILPQIVVDEFNSNRDRVIAESRKSIKSHFRPVRQAIAQFGAKEDRDALIQKLNEIDHLIGYTEQSVNEALYTIDETFGDTDCIGITDEVKRRAADRAITKSAPFHRQRNSMADAILLKSYVDKAA
- a CDS encoding S8 family peptidase, which codes for MTVRAADTQAGRPEEATIFATPKGLSALRRKISEFETEDTPVTDEGKGGKPKNAALVQSIGIIVEASLRKLWRSPSAKFPSPTVTAPWEVWLEKDQAGEFIRKATAIGVVFDTERLDFPEDIVVLASATQALLASAVKHFGAVKALASPSNMIDFFDSMPVDEQDGWLAELQRRTTYGPLPTRNFVTIMDTGISLAHPLIAPVLNSADRHAARPAWGLNDVDGHGTELAGAALYGDVAAALQTMGPIQINHRLESVKIIPDRGSNPHHLLGAVTLAGVNAVELTPDRLRTFTMATTTSDDTPHDGAPTSWSSTLDQLSAGVAGDVKIQRLMLVSAGNTDQASFRTLSYPAACDHLDNELQSPAHAWNVVAVGAYTTKTVMPAQQQMATVAPAGDMSPSSRTASWTSEWPIKPDVVFEGGNWVHGHLPPPYPHPALATLTTSHEYPTRTFTTIADTSGATALGAKAITELWTDYPDLWPETIRALFVNSARWTPQMLSYLPVKPKKGDFDPLFTRYGFGVPDMDRARRSASNALSLIVQDRITPYKKHDKANSPHAHNEMKLFQLPWPAEALRALGATPVTLRVALSTFIVPNPSEAARGSKFGYASHNLRFKLNGPDERMTEFTKRISKAVGGDEKAASKFQDIWDFGPNRRDVGSLQIDQLTCQASDLARRNLLAVHPVTGWWKSKMVEHPEQNSVRFALVVEIDAGEVTTDLYTETAHKVSVRIAQQSLSRRVITTQGSLF
- a CDS encoding ATP-binding protein produces the protein MASAQQLIGLLKSHAEGDEDRFFDLAMQLAAAEEQKGHKRLAEQLRSWAEAGQSPPEKVRAVPTPIAAPRGDLAGLLSASYPTARINDLIVPEQLDDELRHVVVETRMTDALEAKGLRPRRRLLLSGPPGTGKTMSASALAGELKFPLFTVQLHGLITKFMGETAQKLRLVFDAVRTTRGVYLFDEIDALAATRGGDDVGEARRILNSFLQFLDEDTGPSIIVATTNLPEILDRAILRRFDLVLVYELPSEPAIERVMRRRLKAFDIAPISWAAVTHLAHGLSTADVIAASEDAARRAVLNSSERIDTESIAASLNRRRSLQGIGGAINAEGSQTSDSQRHRGEPPIQPKGRRGRKAT
- a CDS encoding WGR domain-containing protein, whose amino-acid sequence is MTAIILKRVDEARNMARFYELDVQLGLFGDISVIRHWSLSERMASLKSIGFPRDFTQTS
- a CDS encoding WGR domain-containing protein, with the translated sequence MPATVLRRIDQTRNMARFYELDIQPGLFGDVAVTRHWGRIGANGQSKQQWFAEDTSATELARRLLSQKLRRGYTSPVPSPI
- a CDS encoding RHS repeat-associated core domain-containing protein, encoding MKAIKLARMLVLGVVGVLFGGSGVATQTHADTIVGVTQYSYDVNGRRECSALRMNPVVFNALPSSACDLGGAGTFGQDRITKTVYDAAGQVRQTIQAYGTTSARYYSTVAYSPNGRATDVVDANGNRTHMAYDEFDRLSVLNYPSPVRPTAFSTSSPDNAVATAGAYSTTDYETFGYDNNGNRTSWKRRDNQTIIYGFDNLNREVSADAPGTASDVFTAFDISGRVISKQLVNSTGPKVTYTYDGLSRIKTSTDVNNRTVTYGYTQASTRSTLLFPDNKTESYTYDALNRLTYSEVTGSGVYISQSYDLAGRLTGRGRANGTSTSLSYDGLDRLTGLGYTFPDSTKNVSWAFTFNPASQRTSLVSTNTDQYEFREISASSDPRTFDGLNRDSTLAALSNGYDARGNLTNEGAGGRTFGFDIYNRLISATNGGISAQLTYDPEGRLAAYAVTENGQTTAKTFLYDGTRLIAEYNSAGQVTKRYLHSVGVDDPWAEASGTDVNSTTVSYLYANYQGSIFASANGGGTVTERYKYGPYGEPKNAADQLSFTGGSRFRYTGQTVLPELRLYYYKARIYDPMYGRFLQTDPVGTKDDLNLYAYTSGDPINGADPTGTEYAAATMPGWKPPPTRDPIGDTITAVKQYVHDLNDPTPTGRMMYINPTAAGVAPVMGAGTLVPETVQMRTLYGTAINVALIVGTDGLGNVIKEGAAGAYEVSSPLLTRYLSGSGGRWGSNATRTLNDAIASDLESQGWRITNGAGRAKEEYFAAAGAKGTTKGGTYVDITATRNGQWLRVQTVDHFSGVVTQREEAAAARIAEKFPFDTLLIINK